Proteins encoded in a region of the Canis lupus familiaris isolate Mischka breed German Shepherd chromosome 1, alternate assembly UU_Cfam_GSD_1.0, whole genome shotgun sequence genome:
- the POLI gene encoding DNA polymerase iota isoform X2, with product MISNPELKGKPLELLEEFSPVVERLGFDENFVDLTEMVEKRLQQLQSDELSALTVSGHVYNNQYINLHDILHIRLLVGSQIAAEMREAMYNQLGLTGCAGVASNKLLAKLVSGVFKPNQQTVLLPESSQVLIQSLNHVKEMPGIGYKTAKRLEALGISSVYDLQTFSSKILEKELGISVAQRIQKLSFGEDNSPVTPSGPPQSFSEEDSFKKCSSEVEVKNKIEELLASLLNRVCQDGRKPHTIRLIIRRYSSENHCSRESRQCPIPSHIIQKLGTGNCDVITPMVDILMKLFRNMVNVKMPFHLTLLSVCLCNLKALNTSKKGTIDYYLTPSLSTTSRSGKRSFKMKDSHMEDFPKDKETNWDFLPSGRIESTRTGEAPRDTADFSKEKDSDEFPLRSLPEGIDQEVFKELPVDIQEEILSGKSGEKVQGKGSLNCPLHASRGVLSFFSTKQMQDSPLNPKDHLSNSKQISSVSSCEPGTSGLNSSSSSPPSSQKNYSHYIDSRLQDERMSQGPKESQGFHFSNTNPAVSIFHSFPNLQSEQLFSKNCSTDSHKEPVVTVSHHEGLKENREQDSSDEKITFPSDVDPEVFYELPEEVQKELLADWKRAGSDFHNVHK from the exons ATGATCTCCAACCCCGAACTGAAGGGCAAACCTTTAG AGTTGTTGGAAGAATTTAGTCCAGTTGTTGAGAGACTTGGATTTGATGAAAATTTTGTGGATCTAACAGAAATGGTTGAGAAGAGACTACAGCAACTTCAAAGTGATGAACTTTCAGCACTGACGGTGTCAGGTCATGTTTATAATAATCAGT atataaacCTGCATGACATCTTGCACATCAGATTACTTGTTGGATCTCAGATTGCAGCAGAGATGCGGGAAGCCATGTATAATCAACTGGGTCTCACTGGCTGTGCTGGAGTGGCTTCTAATAAATTATTGGCAAAATTAGTTTCTGGTGTTTTTAAACCAAATCAACAAACAGTCTTACTACCTGAAAGTTCTCAAGTTCTCATTCAGAGCTTGAACCATGTAAAGGAAATGCCTG GTATTGGCTATAAAACTGCCAAACGTCTTGAAGCTCTGGGTATCAGTAGTGTGTATGATCTTCAAACCTTTTCatccaaaatattagaaaaagaattaGGAATTTCAGTTGCTCAGCGTATCCAGAAGCTCAGTTTTGGAGAGGATAACTCTCCTGTGACACCTTCAGGACCACCTCAG TCCTTTAGTGAAgaagattcatttaaaaagtgttcaTCAGAAGTCgaagttaaaaataagattgaAGAACTACTTGCCAGTCTCTTGAACAG AGTATGCCAAGATGGAAGGAAGCCACATACAATCAGATTAATAATCCGTCGATATTCATCTGAGAATCACTGTAGCCGTGAGAGTCGTCAGTGCCCTATTCCATCACATATAATTCAGAAGTTGGGGACAG GAAATTGCGATGTGATAACCCCCATGGTTGATATACTTATGAAACTTTTCCGAAATATGGTAAATGTGAAGATGCCGTTTCATCTTACTCTTTTAAGTGTGTGCCTCTGTAACCTTAAAGCACTAAATACTTCTAAGAAAGGGACTATTGATTATTATTTGACACCATCATTATCAACAACTTCACGGTCTGGCAAGCGCAGTTTT AAAATGAAAGACAGTCATATGGAAGATTTTcccaaagacaaagaaacaaattggGATTTTCTACCATCTGGAAGAATTGAAAGTACAAGAACTGGGGAGGCTCCACGAGATACTGcagatttttctaaagaaaaagacaGTGATGAATTCCCACTCCGCTCACTTCCTGAAGGTATTGACCAAGAAGTCTTTAAGGAGCTTCCAGTAGATATTCAAGAAGAAATCCTTTCTGGAAAATCTGGAGAAAAAGTTCAAGGCAAAGGAAGTTTGAATTGTCCGTTACATGCCTCTAGAGGagtattatctttcttttctacAAAACAAATGCAAGATAGTCCCTTAAATCCTAAAGATCATTTATCCAATAGTAAACAGATATCGTCTGTATCTTCCTGTGAACCAGGAACATCAGGTTTAAATAGCAGTAGTTCCTCTCCTCCATCTAGCCAAAAGAATTATTCACATTATATAGACAGTAGATTACAAGATGAACGAATGAGTCAAGGACCTAAAGAATCTCAAGGATTTCATTTCTCAAATACAAACCCTGCTGTAtctattttccattcatttccaaATTTGCAGAGTGAGCAACTTTTCTCCAAGAACTGCTCTACAGATAGCCATAAGGAACCAGTAGTGACAGTCTCTCATCATGAAGGACTTAAAGAAAATAGAGAGCAAGATTCTAGTGATGAGAAAATTACCTTTCCTTCTGATGTTGATCCTGAAGTTTTCTATGAACTACCAGAAGAGGTACAAAAAGAGCTGTTGGCAGACTGGAAGAGAGCAGGATCAGATTTCCACAATGTACATAAATAA
- the POLI gene encoding DNA polymerase iota isoform X4, which produces MISNPELKGKPLGVQQKYLVVTCNYEARKLGVKKLMNVRDAKEKCPQLVLVNGEDLTRYREMSYKVTELLEEFSPVVERLGFDENFVDLTEMVEKRLQQLQSDELSALTVSGHVYNNQCIGYKTAKRLEALGISSVYDLQTFSSKILEKELGISVAQRIQKLSFGEDNSPVTPSGPPQSFSEEDSFKKCSSEVEVKNKIEELLASLLNRVCQDGRKPHTIRLIIRRYSSENHCSRESRQCPIPSHIIQKLGTGNCDVITPMVDILMKLFRNMVNVKMPFHLTLLSVCLCNLKALNTSKKGTIDYYLTPSLSTTSRSGKRSFKMKDSHMEDFPKDKETNWDFLPSGRIESTRTGEAPRDTADFSKEKDSDEFPLRSLPEGIDQEVFKELPVDIQEEILSGKSGEKVQGKGSLNCPLHASRGVLSFFSTKQMQDSPLNPKDHLSNSKQISSVSSCEPGTSGLNSSSSSPPSSQKNYSHYIDSRLQDERMSQGPKESQGFHFSNTNPAVSIFHSFPNLQSEQLFSKNCSTDSHKEPVVTVSHHEGLKENREQDSSDEKITFPSDVDPEVFYELPEEVQKELLADWKRAGSDFHNVHK; this is translated from the exons ATGATCTCCAACCCCGAACTGAAGGGCAAACCTTTAG gCGTTCAGCAGAAATATTTGGTAGTTACCTGCAACTATGAAGCTAGGAAACTTGGAGTTAAGAAACTAATGAATGTCagagatgcaaaagaaaaatgtccACAGCTGGTGTTAGTTAATGGAGAAGACTTGACTCGTTACAGAGAGATGTCATATAAGGTTACAG AGTTGTTGGAAGAATTTAGTCCAGTTGTTGAGAGACTTGGATTTGATGAAAATTTTGTGGATCTAACAGAAATGGTTGAGAAGAGACTACAGCAACTTCAAAGTGATGAACTTTCAGCACTGACGGTGTCAGGTCATGTTTATAATAATCAGT GTATTGGCTATAAAACTGCCAAACGTCTTGAAGCTCTGGGTATCAGTAGTGTGTATGATCTTCAAACCTTTTCatccaaaatattagaaaaagaattaGGAATTTCAGTTGCTCAGCGTATCCAGAAGCTCAGTTTTGGAGAGGATAACTCTCCTGTGACACCTTCAGGACCACCTCAG TCCTTTAGTGAAgaagattcatttaaaaagtgttcaTCAGAAGTCgaagttaaaaataagattgaAGAACTACTTGCCAGTCTCTTGAACAG AGTATGCCAAGATGGAAGGAAGCCACATACAATCAGATTAATAATCCGTCGATATTCATCTGAGAATCACTGTAGCCGTGAGAGTCGTCAGTGCCCTATTCCATCACATATAATTCAGAAGTTGGGGACAG GAAATTGCGATGTGATAACCCCCATGGTTGATATACTTATGAAACTTTTCCGAAATATGGTAAATGTGAAGATGCCGTTTCATCTTACTCTTTTAAGTGTGTGCCTCTGTAACCTTAAAGCACTAAATACTTCTAAGAAAGGGACTATTGATTATTATTTGACACCATCATTATCAACAACTTCACGGTCTGGCAAGCGCAGTTTT AAAATGAAAGACAGTCATATGGAAGATTTTcccaaagacaaagaaacaaattggGATTTTCTACCATCTGGAAGAATTGAAAGTACAAGAACTGGGGAGGCTCCACGAGATACTGcagatttttctaaagaaaaagacaGTGATGAATTCCCACTCCGCTCACTTCCTGAAGGTATTGACCAAGAAGTCTTTAAGGAGCTTCCAGTAGATATTCAAGAAGAAATCCTTTCTGGAAAATCTGGAGAAAAAGTTCAAGGCAAAGGAAGTTTGAATTGTCCGTTACATGCCTCTAGAGGagtattatctttcttttctacAAAACAAATGCAAGATAGTCCCTTAAATCCTAAAGATCATTTATCCAATAGTAAACAGATATCGTCTGTATCTTCCTGTGAACCAGGAACATCAGGTTTAAATAGCAGTAGTTCCTCTCCTCCATCTAGCCAAAAGAATTATTCACATTATATAGACAGTAGATTACAAGATGAACGAATGAGTCAAGGACCTAAAGAATCTCAAGGATTTCATTTCTCAAATACAAACCCTGCTGTAtctattttccattcatttccaaATTTGCAGAGTGAGCAACTTTTCTCCAAGAACTGCTCTACAGATAGCCATAAGGAACCAGTAGTGACAGTCTCTCATCATGAAGGACTTAAAGAAAATAGAGAGCAAGATTCTAGTGATGAGAAAATTACCTTTCCTTCTGATGTTGATCCTGAAGTTTTCTATGAACTACCAGAAGAGGTACAAAAAGAGCTGTTGGCAGACTGGAAGAGAGCAGGATCAGATTTCCACAATGTACATAAATAA
- the POLI gene encoding DNA polymerase iota isoform X1, translating to MISNPELKGKPLGVQQKYLVVTCNYEARKLGVKKLMNVRDAKEKCPQLVLVNGEDLTRYREMSYKVTELLEEFSPVVERLGFDENFVDLTEMVEKRLQQLQSDELSALTVSGHVYNNQYINLHDILHIRLLVGSQIAAEMREAMYNQLGLTGCAGVASNKLLAKLVSGVFKPNQQTVLLPESSQVLIQSLNHVKEMPGIGYKTAKRLEALGISSVYDLQTFSSKILEKELGISVAQRIQKLSFGEDNSPVTPSGPPQSFSEEDSFKKCSSEVEVKNKIEELLASLLNRVCQDGRKPHTIRLIIRRYSSENHCSRESRQCPIPSHIIQKLGTGNCDVITPMVDILMKLFRNMVNVKMPFHLTLLSVCLCNLKALNTSKKGTIDYYLTPSLSTTSRSGKRSFKMKDSHMEDFPKDKETNWDFLPSGRIESTRTGEAPRDTADFSKEKDSDEFPLRSLPEGIDQEVFKELPVDIQEEILSGKSGEKVQGKGSLNCPLHASRGVLSFFSTKQMQDSPLNPKDHLSNSKQISSVSSCEPGTSGLNSSSSSPPSSQKNYSHYIDSRLQDERMSQGPKESQGFHFSNTNPAVSIFHSFPNLQSEQLFSKNCSTDSHKEPVVTVSHHEGLKENREQDSSDEKITFPSDVDPEVFYELPEEVQKELLADWKRAGSDFHNVHK from the exons ATGATCTCCAACCCCGAACTGAAGGGCAAACCTTTAG gCGTTCAGCAGAAATATTTGGTAGTTACCTGCAACTATGAAGCTAGGAAACTTGGAGTTAAGAAACTAATGAATGTCagagatgcaaaagaaaaatgtccACAGCTGGTGTTAGTTAATGGAGAAGACTTGACTCGTTACAGAGAGATGTCATATAAGGTTACAG AGTTGTTGGAAGAATTTAGTCCAGTTGTTGAGAGACTTGGATTTGATGAAAATTTTGTGGATCTAACAGAAATGGTTGAGAAGAGACTACAGCAACTTCAAAGTGATGAACTTTCAGCACTGACGGTGTCAGGTCATGTTTATAATAATCAGT atataaacCTGCATGACATCTTGCACATCAGATTACTTGTTGGATCTCAGATTGCAGCAGAGATGCGGGAAGCCATGTATAATCAACTGGGTCTCACTGGCTGTGCTGGAGTGGCTTCTAATAAATTATTGGCAAAATTAGTTTCTGGTGTTTTTAAACCAAATCAACAAACAGTCTTACTACCTGAAAGTTCTCAAGTTCTCATTCAGAGCTTGAACCATGTAAAGGAAATGCCTG GTATTGGCTATAAAACTGCCAAACGTCTTGAAGCTCTGGGTATCAGTAGTGTGTATGATCTTCAAACCTTTTCatccaaaatattagaaaaagaattaGGAATTTCAGTTGCTCAGCGTATCCAGAAGCTCAGTTTTGGAGAGGATAACTCTCCTGTGACACCTTCAGGACCACCTCAG TCCTTTAGTGAAgaagattcatttaaaaagtgttcaTCAGAAGTCgaagttaaaaataagattgaAGAACTACTTGCCAGTCTCTTGAACAG AGTATGCCAAGATGGAAGGAAGCCACATACAATCAGATTAATAATCCGTCGATATTCATCTGAGAATCACTGTAGCCGTGAGAGTCGTCAGTGCCCTATTCCATCACATATAATTCAGAAGTTGGGGACAG GAAATTGCGATGTGATAACCCCCATGGTTGATATACTTATGAAACTTTTCCGAAATATGGTAAATGTGAAGATGCCGTTTCATCTTACTCTTTTAAGTGTGTGCCTCTGTAACCTTAAAGCACTAAATACTTCTAAGAAAGGGACTATTGATTATTATTTGACACCATCATTATCAACAACTTCACGGTCTGGCAAGCGCAGTTTT AAAATGAAAGACAGTCATATGGAAGATTTTcccaaagacaaagaaacaaattggGATTTTCTACCATCTGGAAGAATTGAAAGTACAAGAACTGGGGAGGCTCCACGAGATACTGcagatttttctaaagaaaaagacaGTGATGAATTCCCACTCCGCTCACTTCCTGAAGGTATTGACCAAGAAGTCTTTAAGGAGCTTCCAGTAGATATTCAAGAAGAAATCCTTTCTGGAAAATCTGGAGAAAAAGTTCAAGGCAAAGGAAGTTTGAATTGTCCGTTACATGCCTCTAGAGGagtattatctttcttttctacAAAACAAATGCAAGATAGTCCCTTAAATCCTAAAGATCATTTATCCAATAGTAAACAGATATCGTCTGTATCTTCCTGTGAACCAGGAACATCAGGTTTAAATAGCAGTAGTTCCTCTCCTCCATCTAGCCAAAAGAATTATTCACATTATATAGACAGTAGATTACAAGATGAACGAATGAGTCAAGGACCTAAAGAATCTCAAGGATTTCATTTCTCAAATACAAACCCTGCTGTAtctattttccattcatttccaaATTTGCAGAGTGAGCAACTTTTCTCCAAGAACTGCTCTACAGATAGCCATAAGGAACCAGTAGTGACAGTCTCTCATCATGAAGGACTTAAAGAAAATAGAGAGCAAGATTCTAGTGATGAGAAAATTACCTTTCCTTCTGATGTTGATCCTGAAGTTTTCTATGAACTACCAGAAGAGGTACAAAAAGAGCTGTTGGCAGACTGGAAGAGAGCAGGATCAGATTTCCACAATGTACATAAATAA
- the POLI gene encoding DNA polymerase iota isoform X3: protein MVEKRLQQLQSDELSALTVSGHVYNNQYINLHDILHIRLLVGSQIAAEMREAMYNQLGLTGCAGVASNKLLAKLVSGVFKPNQQTVLLPESSQVLIQSLNHVKEMPGIGYKTAKRLEALGISSVYDLQTFSSKILEKELGISVAQRIQKLSFGEDNSPVTPSGPPQSFSEEDSFKKCSSEVEVKNKIEELLASLLNRVCQDGRKPHTIRLIIRRYSSENHCSRESRQCPIPSHIIQKLGTGNCDVITPMVDILMKLFRNMVNVKMPFHLTLLSVCLCNLKALNTSKKGTIDYYLTPSLSTTSRSGKRSFKMKDSHMEDFPKDKETNWDFLPSGRIESTRTGEAPRDTADFSKEKDSDEFPLRSLPEGIDQEVFKELPVDIQEEILSGKSGEKVQGKGSLNCPLHASRGVLSFFSTKQMQDSPLNPKDHLSNSKQISSVSSCEPGTSGLNSSSSSPPSSQKNYSHYIDSRLQDERMSQGPKESQGFHFSNTNPAVSIFHSFPNLQSEQLFSKNCSTDSHKEPVVTVSHHEGLKENREQDSSDEKITFPSDVDPEVFYELPEEVQKELLADWKRAGSDFHNVHK, encoded by the exons ATGGTTGAGAAGAGACTACAGCAACTTCAAAGTGATGAACTTTCAGCACTGACGGTGTCAGGTCATGTTTATAATAATCAGT atataaacCTGCATGACATCTTGCACATCAGATTACTTGTTGGATCTCAGATTGCAGCAGAGATGCGGGAAGCCATGTATAATCAACTGGGTCTCACTGGCTGTGCTGGAGTGGCTTCTAATAAATTATTGGCAAAATTAGTTTCTGGTGTTTTTAAACCAAATCAACAAACAGTCTTACTACCTGAAAGTTCTCAAGTTCTCATTCAGAGCTTGAACCATGTAAAGGAAATGCCTG GTATTGGCTATAAAACTGCCAAACGTCTTGAAGCTCTGGGTATCAGTAGTGTGTATGATCTTCAAACCTTTTCatccaaaatattagaaaaagaattaGGAATTTCAGTTGCTCAGCGTATCCAGAAGCTCAGTTTTGGAGAGGATAACTCTCCTGTGACACCTTCAGGACCACCTCAG TCCTTTAGTGAAgaagattcatttaaaaagtgttcaTCAGAAGTCgaagttaaaaataagattgaAGAACTACTTGCCAGTCTCTTGAACAG AGTATGCCAAGATGGAAGGAAGCCACATACAATCAGATTAATAATCCGTCGATATTCATCTGAGAATCACTGTAGCCGTGAGAGTCGTCAGTGCCCTATTCCATCACATATAATTCAGAAGTTGGGGACAG GAAATTGCGATGTGATAACCCCCATGGTTGATATACTTATGAAACTTTTCCGAAATATGGTAAATGTGAAGATGCCGTTTCATCTTACTCTTTTAAGTGTGTGCCTCTGTAACCTTAAAGCACTAAATACTTCTAAGAAAGGGACTATTGATTATTATTTGACACCATCATTATCAACAACTTCACGGTCTGGCAAGCGCAGTTTT AAAATGAAAGACAGTCATATGGAAGATTTTcccaaagacaaagaaacaaattggGATTTTCTACCATCTGGAAGAATTGAAAGTACAAGAACTGGGGAGGCTCCACGAGATACTGcagatttttctaaagaaaaagacaGTGATGAATTCCCACTCCGCTCACTTCCTGAAGGTATTGACCAAGAAGTCTTTAAGGAGCTTCCAGTAGATATTCAAGAAGAAATCCTTTCTGGAAAATCTGGAGAAAAAGTTCAAGGCAAAGGAAGTTTGAATTGTCCGTTACATGCCTCTAGAGGagtattatctttcttttctacAAAACAAATGCAAGATAGTCCCTTAAATCCTAAAGATCATTTATCCAATAGTAAACAGATATCGTCTGTATCTTCCTGTGAACCAGGAACATCAGGTTTAAATAGCAGTAGTTCCTCTCCTCCATCTAGCCAAAAGAATTATTCACATTATATAGACAGTAGATTACAAGATGAACGAATGAGTCAAGGACCTAAAGAATCTCAAGGATTTCATTTCTCAAATACAAACCCTGCTGTAtctattttccattcatttccaaATTTGCAGAGTGAGCAACTTTTCTCCAAGAACTGCTCTACAGATAGCCATAAGGAACCAGTAGTGACAGTCTCTCATCATGAAGGACTTAAAGAAAATAGAGAGCAAGATTCTAGTGATGAGAAAATTACCTTTCCTTCTGATGTTGATCCTGAAGTTTTCTATGAACTACCAGAAGAGGTACAAAAAGAGCTGTTGGCAGACTGGAAGAGAGCAGGATCAGATTTCCACAATGTACATAAATAA